In Cedecea neteri, a single genomic region encodes these proteins:
- a CDS encoding ABC transporter ATP-binding protein, with product MIEFDRVSKYFHGEAAVSDLTLNIREGQFTVLIGTSGSGKSTTLKMINRLVEHDEGRIRFAGEEIRSFDPKVLRRRMGYAIQSIGLFPHWTVAQNIATVPELLKWPKARVAERIDELLELLGLDAAQFRDRYPHQLSGGQQQRVGVARALAADPEVLLMDEPFGALDPVTRATLQQEMIRIHQLLGRTIVLVTHDIDEALTLADNIVLMDGGKVIQQGTPLELLTNPANDFVRDFFGRSELGVRLLSLRHVADSIRADERLEGEPIRADMTLREALSLFIDRQCEKLPVVDAQNQPCGVLHFSDLVRREHAPAT from the coding sequence ATGATCGAGTTCGATCGCGTCAGCAAATACTTCCACGGCGAAGCGGCGGTCAGTGATTTGACGCTGAACATCCGTGAAGGGCAATTCACCGTGCTGATCGGCACCTCCGGCTCAGGCAAGTCCACCACGCTGAAGATGATCAACCGGCTGGTGGAGCACGACGAAGGGCGCATTCGCTTTGCCGGGGAAGAAATCCGCAGCTTTGACCCGAAAGTGCTTCGCCGCCGCATGGGCTACGCCATCCAGTCCATTGGCCTGTTCCCGCACTGGACGGTGGCGCAGAACATCGCCACGGTGCCTGAGCTGCTGAAGTGGCCGAAGGCGAGAGTCGCCGAACGTATTGACGAGCTGCTGGAGCTGTTAGGCCTGGACGCCGCGCAGTTCCGCGACCGTTATCCGCACCAGCTCTCCGGCGGGCAGCAGCAGCGTGTGGGTGTGGCCCGTGCGCTGGCAGCCGACCCGGAAGTGCTACTGATGGACGAGCCTTTTGGGGCGCTGGATCCGGTCACCCGCGCGACGCTACAGCAGGAGATGATTCGCATTCATCAACTGCTGGGACGTACCATTGTGCTGGTGACGCACGACATCGACGAGGCCTTAACGCTGGCCGACAACATCGTGCTGATGGACGGCGGCAAAGTTATCCAGCAGGGCACGCCGCTGGAGCTGCTGACCAACCCGGCCAACGATTTTGTCCGTGACTTCTTTGGCCGCAGCGAGCTTGGTGTCCGGCTGCTTTCGCTGCGCCACGTCGCGGACAGCATTCGCGCCGATGAGCGTCTGGAAGGCGAGCCTATCCGGGCAGACATGACGCTGCGCGAGGCGCTCTCGCTGTTTATTGACCGCCAGTGTGAAAAACTGCCGGTGGTGGATGCGCAGAATCAGCCCTGCGGCGTGCTGCACTTTAGCGATCTGGTCAGGAGGGAACATGCGCCTGCTACGTGA
- a CDS encoding ABC transporter permease: MRLLRDPLLWLIALFAALLVLLPYTSGLFSWLFPQLTRPMYQQDSFVSLALAHLTLVGISSVVAVVIGVGLGILVTRPAGEEFRSLVETITAAGQTFPPVAVLAVAVPVMGFGQEPAIIALVIYGLLPILQGTLAGIGAVPESAREIALGIGMSRGQMLRKVELPLAAPVILAGIRTSVIINIGTATIASTVGANTLGSPIIIGLSGFNTAYVIQGAVLVALAAIVTDRLFERLESYVTRHAK; encoded by the coding sequence ATGCGCCTGCTACGTGATCCTCTGCTGTGGCTTATCGCGCTTTTTGCCGCACTGCTGGTGCTACTGCCTTATACCAGCGGGCTGTTTAGCTGGCTGTTCCCGCAACTGACCAGGCCGATGTACCAGCAGGACAGCTTTGTCTCTCTGGCACTGGCGCACTTAACGCTGGTGGGGATTTCGAGCGTGGTTGCGGTGGTGATTGGCGTAGGATTGGGGATTCTGGTCACACGTCCGGCGGGGGAGGAGTTTCGTTCGCTGGTGGAGACCATTACTGCCGCCGGGCAGACTTTTCCTCCGGTGGCCGTATTAGCCGTGGCGGTGCCGGTGATGGGATTCGGACAAGAGCCAGCGATCATCGCGCTGGTGATTTACGGCCTTCTGCCGATCTTACAGGGGACGCTGGCGGGGATTGGGGCGGTGCCGGAATCCGCGCGCGAGATTGCGCTCGGCATCGGCATGAGCCGCGGGCAAATGCTGCGGAAAGTGGAGCTGCCGCTCGCCGCGCCGGTTATTCTGGCGGGCATCAGGACATCGGTGATCATTAATATTGGTACCGCGACGATTGCGTCTACCGTGGGCGCTAACACGCTCGGGTCACCGATTATTATCGGGCTAAGCGGCTTTAATACCGCCTATGTGATTCAGGGCGCGGTGCTGGTGGCGCTGGCGGCAATTGTCACTGACCGCCTGTTTGAGCGCCTG